A window of the Paraburkholderia sp. ZP32-5 genome harbors these coding sequences:
- a CDS encoding FadR/GntR family transcriptional regulator → MPFTPIPSFTRKRISDVVSEQIKQLISEGTLMPGDRLPAERDLAAQLGVSRPSLREALIRLEADGYIETSGRGGFTVVDVTAPIISKPLAELLLQNPRTSADILELRQGLEAISTVYAAQRATAADLKKIRVAFDALQAASQSGDRVNLAELDAAFHLAIADSTHNVALAHVMHGIHTLIREGMRQYHRLIDYDDSMEKQLMSQHRAIYDAVVARDAQKARKAAERHLAFVREIYKDDAAKPSATVNS, encoded by the coding sequence ATGCCATTCACCCCGATCCCGTCCTTTACCCGCAAGCGTATTTCCGACGTGGTGTCCGAACAGATCAAACAACTGATCTCGGAGGGCACGCTGATGCCCGGCGACCGGCTGCCGGCGGAGCGTGATCTGGCGGCGCAACTCGGCGTGTCGCGACCGTCGTTGCGTGAGGCGCTGATCCGGCTGGAAGCGGATGGGTATATCGAAACGTCGGGGCGCGGCGGCTTTACGGTCGTCGATGTGACCGCGCCGATTATCTCGAAGCCGCTCGCCGAACTGCTGCTGCAGAATCCGCGTACCAGTGCCGATATTCTGGAATTGCGCCAGGGTCTCGAAGCGATTTCGACGGTCTATGCCGCGCAACGCGCGACCGCCGCGGATCTGAAGAAAATCCGCGTTGCGTTCGACGCATTGCAAGCCGCTTCGCAGTCGGGAGATCGTGTGAATCTCGCCGAACTGGACGCCGCGTTTCACCTTGCCATTGCCGATTCGACGCACAACGTCGCGCTCGCGCACGTGATGCACGGCATTCATACGCTGATTCGCGAGGGGATGCGGCAATATCATCGGCTGATCGATTACGACGACTCGATGGAAAAGCAGTTGATGAGCCAGCATCGCGCGATTTACGACGCGGTCGTCGCGCGCGACGCGCAAAAGGCACGCAAGGCCGCCGAAAGGCATCTGGCTTTCGTGCGCGAAATCTACAAGGACGATGCGGCGAAGCCGTCCGCAACCGTGAATTCCTGA
- a CDS encoding lactate utilization protein B has product MSRGDQRIDHAKAAGAFIQKTEHVAFHDRRLWDLREKRDAQAHGIAEWETLRTLASGIKEHTLSHLADYLEQFAAAAEANGVVVHWAATAEEHNAIVHQVMSERGMTTLVKSKSMLTDECKMREYLEPRGITVMETDLGERIQQLDHQDPSHMVVPAVHKLRADVAELFGRTIGTDPKNSDIHYLAESQRMNTRPYFVREKTAGMTGCNFAVAETGTVVVCTNEGNADLSANVPPLHIASIGIEKLIPKVSDLGVFIRMLSRSALGSPITQYTSHFRAPRPGTEMHFILVDHGRSERLAMEDFWYSLKCIRCGACMNTCPVYRRSGGLSYGGTYSGPIGAIINPTFDLKRYSALPFASTLNGSCTNVCPVRINIHEQIYKWRTVIADKHEVPFVKQEVLKMAGRLLSSPTLYRATVSSMGSALRRLPNFVLYNPLNIWGKQRELPDAPKMTFHAWYKKNRGGGDGNA; this is encoded by the coding sequence ATGAGCCGCGGCGATCAACGTATTGACCACGCGAAGGCGGCGGGCGCGTTTATCCAGAAGACCGAGCACGTCGCGTTTCACGACCGGCGTCTGTGGGATTTGCGCGAGAAGCGCGATGCCCAGGCTCATGGCATTGCCGAATGGGAAACGCTGCGAACCCTCGCGTCGGGTATCAAGGAACATACGCTGTCGCATCTGGCGGACTATCTGGAACAGTTCGCGGCGGCGGCCGAGGCCAATGGCGTGGTCGTGCATTGGGCCGCAACAGCGGAAGAGCACAACGCGATCGTCCATCAGGTGATGTCCGAACGCGGCATGACCACGCTCGTGAAGAGCAAGTCGATGCTGACCGACGAATGCAAGATGCGCGAATACCTCGAACCGCGCGGCATTACCGTGATGGAAACGGATCTCGGCGAGCGCATCCAGCAACTGGATCATCAGGACCCGAGCCATATGGTCGTGCCTGCCGTGCACAAGTTGCGCGCGGACGTGGCCGAACTGTTCGGCCGCACGATCGGCACCGATCCCAAGAATAGCGACATTCACTATCTCGCCGAAAGCCAGCGCATGAATACGCGGCCGTATTTCGTGCGCGAGAAAACGGCCGGCATGACCGGCTGCAATTTCGCGGTTGCGGAGACGGGCACCGTTGTCGTGTGCACGAACGAGGGCAATGCGGATCTGTCCGCGAACGTACCGCCACTGCATATTGCGTCGATTGGTATCGAGAAGCTGATTCCGAAGGTGTCGGATCTCGGCGTGTTTATCCGCATGCTGTCGCGCAGTGCGTTGGGTTCGCCGATTACCCAGTACACGTCGCATTTTCGCGCACCGCGCCCCGGCACCGAGATGCATTTCATCCTGGTCGATCATGGCCGCTCGGAACGGCTCGCGATGGAGGACTTCTGGTACTCGCTCAAATGCATTCGCTGCGGCGCGTGTATGAATACCTGTCCCGTGTATCGGCGCAGCGGCGGGCTCTCGTATGGCGGCACCTATTCGGGGCCGATCGGCGCGATCATCAATCCGACCTTCGATCTGAAGCGCTATAGCGCATTGCCGTTTGCGTCGACGCTCAACGGCAGTTGCACGAATGTGTGTCCGGTCAGGATCAATATTCACGAGCAGATCTATAAATGGCGCACGGTGATTGCCGACAAACATGAAGTCCCGTTCGTGAAGCAGGAAGTGCTGAAGATGGCGGGGCGCTTGCTGTCGAGTCCGACCTTGTATCGCGCGACGGTGTCGTCGATGGGCAGCGCATTACGGCGACTGCCTAATTTCGTGCTGTATAACCCGCTGAATATCTGGGGCAAGCAACGTGAATTGCCGGATGCACCGAAGATGACTTTTCATGCGTGGTACAAAAAGAATCGCGGAGGTGGCGATGGCAACGCGTGA
- a CDS encoding (Fe-S)-binding protein has translation MKVALFIPCFIDAFYPEVGIATLELLERFGIDVDYPQEQTCCGQPMGNSGAHADAAATERLFARNFAGYDYIVGPSASCIHHVRAHLTAIEQTDEVKKVRASAYELVEFLHDVVGAREFPWAEFPHRVGLHNSCSALRHLKEASVSEIAATPFSKPRTLLEGVKGIEFVKPTRPDECCGFGGTFSVTEEAVSVRMGQDKVRDHLNAGAEYIVSGDMSCLMHQQGCAERMKADARFIHIAQVLNGARA, from the coding sequence ATGAAAGTCGCGCTGTTTATCCCGTGTTTTATCGATGCGTTCTATCCCGAGGTCGGCATTGCCACGCTCGAACTGCTCGAACGCTTCGGTATCGACGTCGACTATCCGCAGGAGCAAACCTGTTGCGGCCAGCCGATGGGCAATAGCGGCGCGCATGCCGATGCGGCGGCCACCGAGCGGCTGTTCGCGCGCAACTTCGCGGGCTACGACTATATCGTCGGGCCGTCCGCGAGTTGCATTCATCACGTGCGCGCGCACCTGACCGCGATCGAGCAGACCGACGAGGTGAAGAAGGTTCGCGCGAGCGCGTATGAGCTGGTCGAGTTCCTGCACGACGTGGTCGGCGCGCGCGAATTTCCATGGGCCGAATTTCCGCATCGGGTCGGTCTGCACAATAGCTGCAGCGCGTTGCGACATCTGAAAGAAGCATCGGTGTCGGAAATCGCGGCTACGCCGTTTTCGAAGCCGCGTACGTTGCTGGAGGGCGTCAAAGGCATCGAGTTCGTCAAGCCGACGAGGCCCGACGAGTGCTGCGGCTTCGGCGGTACGTTCTCGGTCACCGAAGAGGCGGTGTCGGTACGCATGGGCCAGGACAAGGTGCGTGATCATCTGAATGCCGGCGCCGAATACATCGTGTCCGGCGACATGTCGTGCCTGATGCATCAGCAGGGTTGCGCGGAACGCATGAAGGCCGACGCGCGTTTCATTCACATCGCGCAGGTTCTCAATGGAGCGCGCGCATGA
- a CDS encoding amidase: MKPNSSIVHPISDSAPESVPESFSRRRLLRNTAVMGAAAALLPPLAGCAALSTSGQKPGSVSAGDLPQSIADAGQALRSGKYSSEELTRAYLQAIAQFQPKLNAFITITGEQALADARRLDQELKAGKDRGPLHGVPIVHKDLYDTKGVRTTVGSGFFRNRIPTDDAAVVTRLAAAGAITLGKTNMNEFAAGITGTNEFFGDIHNPWDLTRSPGGSSSGTGAAIAAGLCLAGTGSDTGGSIRVPSAWDNLTGIRPSFGRVSLTGVFPRSYSLDCAGPLARSAQDAAVMLSAMAGYDASYKYSVNAPAEDFSKNLHQGVKGLKVGIINQYTFRDVDADVAHAVEQAARTLEAQGAQIVPVDIPLLAKPLDLSALFTILLYEFNQILGDQFRAAPDKNQFGKIVQSDIAKGEKISRDSYEHALTARKQLLAQFNHAFTQVDVLITPTMPTTAPILAPSGPAYDRGRQFMLPISWTGLPAMSAPCGFDSQGLPIGMQLIGPALRESLLLQVANAHQKVTDFYLKHPPIYA, from the coding sequence CCGTCTGCTTCGCAACACGGCGGTGATGGGCGCGGCCGCCGCCCTGCTCCCTCCGCTGGCGGGCTGCGCGGCACTCTCCACTTCCGGGCAAAAGCCTGGCAGCGTGTCAGCCGGCGATCTGCCGCAAAGTATTGCTGACGCCGGGCAAGCGCTGCGCAGCGGCAAGTACTCGTCGGAGGAACTGACGAGAGCCTATTTGCAGGCTATCGCACAGTTTCAGCCGAAGCTGAACGCCTTCATCACGATCACCGGCGAACAGGCGCTTGCCGACGCGCGCCGGCTCGACCAGGAACTGAAGGCCGGCAAGGACCGCGGTCCGCTGCACGGCGTGCCGATCGTCCACAAGGACCTCTACGATACGAAGGGCGTGCGCACGACCGTCGGCAGTGGTTTCTTCCGCAACCGTATTCCGACCGACGACGCCGCGGTGGTCACGCGTCTTGCCGCCGCCGGCGCCATCACGCTCGGCAAGACCAACATGAACGAATTCGCCGCCGGCATTACCGGCACGAACGAGTTCTTCGGCGACATTCATAACCCGTGGGATCTGACGCGCTCGCCGGGCGGTTCGTCGAGCGGCACGGGCGCGGCCATCGCCGCCGGACTGTGCCTCGCCGGCACCGGCTCCGACACGGGTGGCTCGATCCGCGTGCCGTCGGCATGGGACAACCTGACCGGCATTCGTCCGAGCTTCGGCCGCGTCAGTCTGACGGGTGTGTTCCCGCGTTCGTATAGCCTCGACTGCGCCGGCCCGCTTGCTCGCAGCGCGCAGGACGCGGCGGTGATGCTGTCGGCAATGGCCGGCTACGATGCCAGCTACAAGTATTCGGTCAACGCGCCGGCCGAAGACTTCAGCAAGAACCTGCATCAGGGCGTGAAGGGTCTGAAGGTCGGCATCATCAATCAGTACACGTTCCGCGACGTGGATGCCGATGTCGCGCACGCCGTCGAGCAGGCCGCGCGAACGCTCGAAGCGCAGGGTGCGCAGATCGTGCCGGTGGATATTCCGCTGCTCGCGAAGCCGCTCGATCTGTCGGCGCTGTTCACGATTCTGCTGTACGAGTTCAACCAGATTCTCGGCGACCAGTTCCGCGCGGCACCCGACAAGAACCAGTTCGGCAAGATCGTTCAGAGCGATATCGCGAAGGGAGAGAAGATCTCGCGTGACAGCTACGAACATGCATTGACCGCGCGCAAGCAACTGCTCGCGCAGTTCAATCACGCGTTCACGCAGGTCGATGTGCTGATCACGCCGACGATGCCGACCACCGCGCCGATCCTCGCGCCGAGCGGGCCGGCTTATGATCGCGGCCGTCAGTTCATGTTGCCGATCAGTTGGACCGGCTTGCCGGCGATGTCGGCGCCGTGCGGTTTCGATTCGCAGGGTTTGCCGATCGGTATGCAACTGATCGGCCCGGCGTTGCGCGAAAGCCTGTTGTTGCAGGTGGCTAATGCGCACCAGAAGGTGACGGACTTCTATCTGAAGCATCCGCCGATTTACGCTTGA
- a CDS encoding pyridoxal phosphate-dependent aminotransferase yields MKYSNLVERLQGRRTSAWEIHRVAQQAATRGEDVIVLSVGDPEFATPAPIVDSAVDALRAGDTHYTAMAGREPLRAAIAAEHARATGCDTASANVILTAGAQNGVFAASLCLLEAGDEVIVPEPMYLTYEACVRTAGATLVAVPVDAARAFHVDCDALEAALTPRTKAIFFATPCNPTGVVMPHADLERIGRLACEHDLWVLSDEVYAELTFEREHVSIASLPGMAERTVTLGSLSKSHAMAGWRVGWAIGPAELIEHMGRLALAMLYGLPGFIQQAALTALQHKAEIVAEIRETYRRRRDVVFERLHQVPGLRCLLPEAGMFMMVDVSGTGLDTVDFTWQLFRAKGVAVLDASAFGDTAKGFVRLGLVVDEARLIDACERIAQFVDGLRR; encoded by the coding sequence ATGAAGTATTCGAATCTGGTCGAACGTCTGCAAGGGCGCCGCACGTCGGCGTGGGAAATTCATCGTGTCGCGCAGCAGGCGGCCACGCGCGGCGAAGACGTGATCGTGCTGAGCGTCGGCGACCCCGAGTTCGCGACGCCCGCGCCGATCGTCGACAGCGCGGTCGACGCGCTACGCGCCGGCGACACCCACTACACCGCGATGGCCGGCCGCGAGCCGCTGCGCGCGGCGATCGCCGCCGAACATGCGCGCGCGACCGGCTGCGACACCGCTTCGGCCAATGTGATACTGACCGCCGGCGCGCAGAACGGCGTATTCGCGGCGTCGCTGTGCCTGCTCGAAGCGGGCGATGAAGTGATCGTCCCCGAGCCGATGTACCTGACGTACGAGGCTTGCGTACGCACGGCGGGCGCGACGCTGGTGGCGGTGCCGGTCGACGCCGCTCGCGCGTTTCATGTCGACTGCGATGCACTCGAAGCGGCGCTGACGCCGCGCACGAAGGCGATTTTCTTCGCGACACCCTGCAATCCGACCGGCGTCGTGATGCCGCACGCCGACCTCGAACGTATCGGACGGCTGGCGTGTGAGCATGACCTGTGGGTGCTGTCCGACGAGGTCTACGCGGAATTGACGTTCGAGCGTGAGCACGTGAGCATCGCGTCGCTGCCCGGCATGGCGGAGCGCACGGTGACGCTCGGCAGTCTGTCGAAGTCGCATGCAATGGCCGGGTGGCGGGTCGGCTGGGCGATCGGCCCCGCCGAGTTGATCGAACATATGGGGCGGCTCGCGCTCGCGATGCTTTACGGCTTGCCGGGCTTTATCCAGCAGGCTGCGTTGACCGCGTTGCAGCATAAGGCGGAGATCGTCGCGGAGATCCGCGAGACTTACCGGCGGCGGCGCGACGTGGTGTTCGAGCGCTTGCACCAGGTGCCGGGCTTGCGTTGTCTGTTGCCCGAGGCCGGTATGTTCATGATGGTCGACGTGAGCGGCACCGGGCTCGATACCGTCGATTTCACGTGGCAGCTGTTCCGCGCGAAGGGCGTAGCAGTGCTCGATGCAAGCGCGTTTGGGGACACGGCGAAAGGGTTCGTACGGCTCGGGCTGGTGGTCGACGAGGCGAGACTGATTGACGCGTGTGAGCGGATCGCGCAGTTTGTCGACGGGTTGAGGCGCTGA
- a CDS encoding S10 family peptidase — protein sequence MIVGFHPSLRRLLSARLPMAALAVTLAAASLASFSERSVAADPPSAATGTDSAASTPAVQGEPRKRTASRGDTQPASDTKARTEAADTPPHSDNSSTPAVPVPPETASVTSHSLRLDGRKLDYTATAGNLLLHDGKTGAANASVFYVAYTVPTKTPSTRPITFLFNGGPGAGSVFLMMGSFGPKRVRTSSPANTPPAPYTLDDNPDSLLDTTDLVFIDAVGAGLSKPVGHGTGKDFWGVDQDLRAFAQFIDRYLTMNQRWNSPKYLLGESYGTARAAMLAYELGQRNIALNGVILMSSVLDSSAFSPGSDFKSESYLPSFAAIAWYHDKITPKPANLAAFLDDARAFARGPYAQALAQGDALPADQRDAIAARIAYFTGLDVGFVKRNRLRLYPGRFRSELLRDQSRSVGRYDARFEGIDYDDSSEHPDFDASVNSVSNAFNASLHQYLAEDLHFIPTEPYKVFNDEALTQWDWKHREWWGERLQLPYAAGDLAEAMRQNPQLRVMSLNGYFDLATPFYATEYALAHLGIDGPLRENVRLAYYPTGHMIYLDDAALHALKRDLVSFYTAPRSKD from the coding sequence ATGATCGTCGGCTTTCATCCTTCATTGCGCCGGCTGCTGTCGGCGCGATTGCCTATGGCTGCGCTGGCGGTAACGCTTGCTGCCGCCAGTCTGGCGTCGTTCAGTGAACGTAGTGTGGCGGCGGATCCGCCGAGCGCGGCGACGGGTACGGATAGCGCCGCATCCACGCCCGCCGTGCAGGGCGAACCGCGCAAGCGTACGGCTTCGCGCGGCGACACGCAGCCAGCATCGGATACCAAAGCCAGAACCGAGGCAGCCGACACCCCGCCACACAGCGACAACTCTTCGACACCCGCCGTGCCGGTGCCGCCGGAAACCGCCAGCGTCACGTCGCATTCGCTGCGTCTTGACGGCCGCAAGCTCGACTACACGGCGACCGCCGGCAACCTGCTGCTGCACGACGGCAAGACCGGCGCGGCCAATGCGAGCGTTTTCTATGTCGCCTATACGGTGCCGACTAAAACGCCATCGACGCGTCCCATCACGTTTCTGTTCAACGGCGGCCCCGGTGCCGGCAGTGTGTTTCTGATGATGGGTTCGTTCGGGCCGAAGCGCGTGCGCACATCGAGTCCCGCGAACACGCCCCCCGCGCCGTATACGCTCGACGACAATCCCGACAGCCTGCTCGACACGACCGACCTCGTGTTCATCGATGCGGTCGGCGCGGGCCTGTCGAAGCCGGTCGGCCATGGCACCGGCAAGGACTTCTGGGGTGTCGATCAGGATCTGCGCGCATTTGCGCAATTCATCGATCGTTATCTGACGATGAACCAGCGCTGGAATTCGCCGAAGTATCTGCTCGGTGAATCGTATGGCACCGCGCGCGCCGCGATGCTCGCGTACGAACTGGGGCAGCGCAATATCGCGCTCAACGGCGTGATTCTGATGTCGTCGGTACTCGATTCTTCCGCGTTCTCACCTGGCTCCGATTTCAAGAGCGAAAGCTATCTGCCGAGCTTCGCGGCGATTGCGTGGTACCACGACAAGATCACGCCGAAGCCCGCGAACCTGGCTGCGTTTCTCGACGACGCGCGTGCGTTCGCGCGCGGACCCTATGCACAGGCACTCGCGCAGGGCGATGCGTTGCCCGCCGATCAACGCGATGCGATCGCCGCGCGTATTGCGTATTTCACCGGTCTCGACGTGGGGTTCGTGAAGCGCAACCGGCTGCGTCTTTATCCAGGACGTTTTCGCAGCGAGTTGCTGCGCGATCAGTCGCGCAGCGTCGGCCGTTACGACGCGCGTTTCGAAGGGATCGATTACGACGACTCGTCCGAACATCCCGACTTCGATGCATCGGTGAACAGCGTGTCGAACGCGTTCAACGCGTCGCTTCATCAGTATCTCGCGGAGGATCTGCACTTTATCCCCACGGAGCCGTACAAGGTCTTCAATGACGAAGCGCTGACGCAATGGGACTGGAAGCACCGCGAATGGTGGGGCGAGCGTTTGCAGTTGCCTTATGCGGCCGGCGACCTGGCCGAAGCGATGCGGCAGAATCCGCAGTTGCGTGTGATGTCGCTGAACGGTTATTTCGATCTGGCCACGCCGTTCTATGCAACCGAATATGCGCTCGCGCACCTGGGCATCGACGGGCCGCTGCGCGAAAATGTACGGCTCGCTTACTATCCGACCGGTCATATGATCTATCTCGACGATGCCGCGTTGCATGCGCTCAAGCGCGATCTGGTGAGCTTCTATACCGCGCCGCGCTCGAAGGATTGA
- a CDS encoding ferritin-like domain-containing protein — protein sequence MDQPVLDAFDAAALIPGFRAPQLPQGQPDAQAIEAAEHAMRHWTSGVAGPLRVGSDTHRSEMCRMFRETFNPYRPSVLAWPPLEAATLKRIVELPIWDIAVQTEGRARLRMAAYAATLSDPELRDALALNAWEENRHKEVLSRMVHAYGIALASEPPYIYPKDTEWAYLVTGYSECIDSFFAFGLFEVARRSGLFPPELIETFEPVMQEECRHILLFANWVAWHRAQLSWWRRLRFEIKVAAVWGFLGWERVGLARAMDAEGNVHEHDNNFTVNGAQSVSDVDISVPRLMRLCIEENDRRFAGYDTRLVRPLTMPGLVRFGLRFVKEKQ from the coding sequence ATGGACCAACCGGTACTGGATGCATTCGACGCAGCCGCGCTGATCCCCGGATTTCGCGCGCCGCAGTTGCCGCAAGGGCAGCCCGACGCGCAGGCCATCGAAGCCGCCGAACACGCGATGCGGCACTGGACGAGCGGCGTCGCCGGCCCTCTGAGGGTTGGCTCCGATACGCACCGCAGCGAAATGTGCCGCATGTTCCGCGAAACCTTCAATCCGTATCGCCCTTCGGTACTCGCATGGCCGCCACTCGAAGCCGCGACGCTCAAGCGCATCGTCGAGTTGCCGATCTGGGACATTGCCGTGCAGACCGAAGGCCGGGCCCGCTTGCGCATGGCTGCCTACGCGGCAACGCTCAGCGACCCGGAGCTACGCGACGCGCTGGCGCTGAATGCGTGGGAAGAAAATCGTCATAAGGAAGTGCTGTCGCGCATGGTGCACGCCTACGGCATCGCACTCGCGAGCGAGCCGCCGTATATCTATCCGAAAGACACCGAATGGGCTTATCTGGTGACCGGCTATAGCGAATGCATCGACAGCTTCTTTGCGTTCGGCCTCTTCGAAGTCGCGCGACGCTCGGGGCTCTTTCCGCCTGAACTGATCGAGACGTTCGAGCCGGTGATGCAGGAGGAGTGCCGCCATATTCTGCTGTTTGCGAACTGGGTCGCGTGGCATCGCGCGCAGCTTTCATGGTGGCGGCGCCTTCGCTTCGAGATCAAGGTCGCGGCCGTATGGGGGTTTCTCGGCTGGGAGCGTGTCGGACTCGCGCGCGCGATGGATGCCGAGGGCAATGTGCACGAGCACGACAACAACTTCACGGTGAACGGCGCGCAGTCGGTGTCGGATGTGGACATCAGCGTGCCGCGGTTGATGCGCCTGTGCATCGAAGAGAACGATCGGCGCTTTGCCGGCTACGACACGAGGCTGGTGCGGCCGCTGACGATGCCGGGACTGGTGCGGTTCGGACTACGGTTCGTCAAGGAGAAACAATGA
- a CDS encoding LutC/YkgG family protein, with protein MATREAFLAKVRAAQPAATTRPEVPLFDSPGGDPRARFTAALQTMGGTSVDAASASEVSELIRERFGADASIASATAEVPGTRAISANTEPISLQDIDVGVVRARFGVAETGSVWFSEREYVVNALGYIVQHLVVLLDPAQLLDGLQDVYRRDDFRSARYAALVTGPSATADIEGVLIRGAQGVRSLTVVWLAA; from the coding sequence ATGGCAACGCGTGAGGCTTTTCTCGCGAAAGTGCGCGCCGCGCAGCCGGCCGCGACGACTCGCCCCGAAGTGCCGCTTTTCGATTCGCCGGGCGGCGATCCGCGTGCACGCTTCACCGCGGCGCTGCAAACGATGGGCGGCACCTCCGTCGACGCGGCGAGTGCAAGCGAGGTCAGCGAATTGATTCGCGAACGCTTTGGTGCAGACGCATCGATTGCATCGGCGACGGCCGAGGTGCCGGGCACGCGCGCGATCTCCGCGAACACGGAGCCGATTTCGTTGCAAGACATCGACGTCGGTGTGGTGCGCGCACGCTTTGGTGTTGCTGAAACGGGTTCGGTGTGGTTCAGCGAGCGCGAGTACGTGGTGAATGCGCTGGGCTATATCGTCCAGCATCTGGTCGTGCTGCTCGACCCAGCGCAATTGCTCGATGGATTGCAGGACGTTTATCGCCGCGATGACTTCCGCAGCGCGCGTTACGCGGCACTCGTCACTGGCCCTTCGGCAACCGCCGATATCGAGGGTGTATTGATTCGCGGCGCACAGGGCGTGCGTTCTCTGACGGTCGTGTGGCTCGCGGCCTGA
- the lspA gene encoding signal peptidase II, which produces MTSKQKLAILLLGALAWIVVDQLTKALFKAMLTPGDVVSLLAGSFLLIPIYNHGAFLSLGAGMSEASRNAVFIFGVLVIIVGLVGWVVRSRRIRRLEVVAVACIVGGGISNLLDRCFYGGGVFDFLNLGIGYVRTGVFNVADVGIMLGVVLLLLNGMKRKPVLPDAATS; this is translated from the coding sequence ATGACGTCAAAACAGAAACTCGCCATTTTGCTGCTTGGGGCACTTGCGTGGATCGTCGTCGATCAGCTCACCAAGGCGCTATTCAAAGCGATGCTGACACCCGGTGACGTGGTATCGCTTCTCGCGGGCAGCTTTCTGCTTATCCCCATCTATAACCACGGTGCGTTCCTGAGCCTTGGCGCCGGCATGTCCGAGGCGAGCCGCAACGCCGTTTTCATTTTCGGTGTTCTGGTGATAATCGTCGGCCTCGTCGGATGGGTGGTGCGCTCGCGCCGGATTCGTCGTCTCGAAGTTGTCGCGGTCGCCTGCATCGTGGGCGGCGGCATCAGCAATCTGCTCGATCGATGCTTCTACGGCGGCGGCGTTTTCGATTTTCTGAACCTCGGCATCGGCTATGTGCGTACCGGCGTATTCAACGTCGCGGATGTCGGCATCATGCTCGGCGTCGTGCTGCTTTTGCTCAACGGCATGAAACGTAAGCCGGTTCTGCCGGACGCCGCGACCAGTTGA